From the genome of Leishmania infantum JPCM5 genome chromosome 34, one region includes:
- the S25 gene encoding ribosomal protein S25: MPPKAGQTKKAKMEAANKGAKKTTKKWSKGQSREALQNAVMFDKETYDKLRSEVPKYKLITPSIISDRLKIAVSIAAAGLKQLCREKLIRLVSCSSKTRVYTRIVQAAPAEAAAAAPAAE; encoded by the coding sequence ATGCCGCCGAAGGCTGGTCAGACGAAGAAGGCCAAGATGGAGGCCGCCAACAAGGGCGCGAAGAAGACCACGAAGAAGTGGAGCAAGGGCCAGTCCCGAGAGGCTCTGCAGAACGCCGTGATGTTCGACAAGGAGACGTACGACAAGCTCCGCAGCGAGGTGCCCAAGTACAAACTCATCACCCCGTCGATCATCTCCGACCGCCTCAAGATCGCCgtctccatcgccgccgctggcctCAAGCAGCTGTGCCGCGAAAAGCTCATCCGCCTGGTGTCGTGCTCCAGCAAGACCCGCGTGTACACCCGCATCGTGCAGGCCGCCCCGGctgaggcggctgccgccgctccggCTGCCGAGTAG